In Eriocheir sinensis breed Jianghai 21 chromosome 12, ASM2467909v1, whole genome shotgun sequence, the following proteins share a genomic window:
- the LOC126997624 gene encoding U6 snRNA-associated Sm-like protein LSm7 produces MASQQQQPAGERREGGGGGGGGGGGGGGGGGGRDGEQKDKKRKESILDLSKYLDKAIRVKFSGGREASGILKGFDQLLNLVLDNTIEYLRDPDDPYKLTEDTKERGLVVCRGTAVVLICPMDGCEAIANPFIQQDT; encoded by the exons ATGGCGTCG cagcagcagcagccagcgggcgagaggagggagggtggtggcggcggcggcggcggcggtggtggcggcggcggcggtggcggtggccgtGATGGGGAGcagaaggacaagaagaggaaggaatccATTCTGGACCTGAGCAAATACCTGGACAAGGCCATTCGAGTGAAGTTCTCCGGTGGGCGGGAAGCCTCGGGCATTCTTAAGGGGTTTGACCAGCTGCTCAACCTTGTGCTGGACAACACCATAGAGTACCTGAGAG ATCCCGATGACCCATACAAGCTAACGGAAGACACCAAGGAGCGTGGGTTGGTGGTGTGTCGAGGCACAGCGGTGGTGCTGATCTGCCCCATGGATGGGTGCGAGGCCATTGCCAACCCTTTCATCCAGCAGGACACCTAG